One bacterium genomic window carries:
- a CDS encoding SMI1/KNR4 family protein, with translation MDELTAMIRAKSGRPPVSRDADGLRSQLGYDVASMRAGGHDPAIIREHEALNEGLESFIAHPQFGRYLGGLTPGEMYEASGVRVLPLDAIREEIQELTPGTRIFPYGYMPFATSIGGNAVCFHAPTGDVVWADHDSFGTDEINYQDRSTGEYRFVPFTPDHVAQAVVPLADDFYAFLRDLVLDRLETRLNELD, from the coding sequence ATGGATGAGCTTACGGCCATGATCCGGGCGAAGTCCGGCAGACCCCCTGTCTCGCGCGACGCAGATGGCCTGCGATCACAGCTGGGCTACGATGTGGCCTCGATGCGCGCCGGCGGGCACGATCCGGCTATCATCCGAGAGCATGAAGCTCTCAATGAGGGGCTGGAGTCGTTCATTGCTCACCCTCAATTCGGGAGGTACCTCGGTGGCCTGACGCCCGGGGAGATGTACGAAGCCTCCGGCGTTCGTGTGCTACCGTTGGACGCGATCCGGGAGGAGATCCAGGAGCTTACACCTGGGACACGGATCTTCCCGTACGGCTACATGCCATTCGCCACCTCCATCGGTGGGAACGCGGTCTGCTTCCATGCTCCGACAGGCGACGTGGTGTGGGCAGATCACGACAGCTTCGGCACGGACGAGATCAACTACCAGGACAGGAGTACGGGCGAGTACCGCTTCGTCCCGTTCACCCCCGACCATGTTGCGCAGGCAGTCGTTCCACTCGCAGATGACTTCTACGCGTTCCTCAGGGATTTGGTGCTTGACCGCCTGGAGACCAGACTCAATGAGCTCGACTGA
- a CDS encoding Gfo/Idh/MocA family oxidoreductase: MNPVRFALVGTGGRGQIYVDVLKRMAEPRAVWTAMCDRNEEVLNAFCDRNALTDVPRLTSVDDLVRRNDVDAVLVCTPDYAHRAPAETCFGAGLHCLVEKPVATSPEDVRAICAAAQRSGKLLHLGFVFRYDPCALKLRELISGGVIGRLIACITHEAVGWFHGSTYMRRWNRFRKMSGDMLLHKGCHTFDLINFITGAYPLRVAAFGGTEVFRPRPEAAQFCKDCTVTQDCLYYTDQGPAYRDRFYHTAGPQVLPDDYCVYNVDKDTTDTTSLTAEYSNGMKLSYTMTMVSPQGQRRMTFIGTHGEIRCDMDSYQIELMPLPDRPTEIVPVERPEGYGHQHHDLCLTNDFLDRLKRGDDPREGILDAYMSGAVAFAALESMATGQIVEVPPL, encoded by the coding sequence ATGAACCCAGTCCGTTTCGCCCTGGTCGGCACTGGCGGCCGGGGACAGATCTATGTGGATGTGCTCAAGCGCATGGCCGAGCCGCGGGCCGTGTGGACCGCCATGTGTGACCGCAACGAGGAAGTCCTGAACGCCTTCTGCGACCGCAACGCGCTCACGGATGTCCCGCGCCTGACCAGTGTAGACGACCTGGTCCGGCGCAATGATGTGGACGCGGTGCTAGTCTGCACCCCCGACTATGCGCATCGCGCGCCGGCCGAGACCTGCTTCGGGGCCGGGTTGCACTGCCTGGTGGAGAAGCCTGTGGCGACCAGCCCTGAGGACGTGCGCGCGATCTGTGCCGCGGCGCAACGATCGGGCAAGCTGCTGCACCTGGGCTTCGTGTTCCGCTACGACCCGTGCGCGCTGAAGCTGCGCGAACTGATCTCGGGCGGGGTCATCGGCAGGCTGATCGCCTGCATCACGCACGAGGCCGTCGGCTGGTTCCACGGCAGCACCTACATGCGGCGCTGGAACCGCTTCCGCAAGATGAGCGGGGACATGCTGCTGCACAAGGGCTGTCACACCTTCGACCTCATCAACTTCATCACCGGCGCGTACCCGCTGCGGGTGGCGGCCTTCGGGGGCACGGAGGTCTTCCGGCCGCGCCCCGAGGCGGCGCAGTTCTGCAAGGACTGCACCGTCACGCAGGACTGCCTGTACTACACCGACCAGGGCCCGGCATATCGCGACCGCTTCTACCACACGGCCGGCCCGCAGGTGTTGCCCGACGACTACTGCGTCTACAACGTGGACAAGGACACCACCGACACGACGAGCCTGACCGCGGAGTACAGCAACGGCATGAAGCTGTCGTACACGATGACGATGGTGTCGCCGCAGGGCCAGCGGCGGATGACCTTCATCGGCACGCACGGCGAGATCCGCTGCGATATGGACAGCTACCAGATCGAGCTGATGCCGCTGCCGGACCGGCCCACGGAGATCGTGCCGGTTGAGCGCCCGGAGGGTTACGGCCACCAGCACCACGATCTGTGCCTGACCAATGACTTCCTGGATCGTCTCAAGCGCGGCGACGACCCGCGCGAGGGGATCCTCGATGCCTACATGTCCGGCGCGGTGGCCTTCGCGGCGCTGGAGTCCATGGCGACCGGGCAGATCGTGGAAGTCCCGCCCCTGTAG
- a CDS encoding alpha-L-fucosidase — protein sequence MHHFGDGRDWFFEKRFGMFVHWGIYAVAGWHEQMQWRGRVPRAEYVKLAERWNPVKFDPDAWLDLAEEVGMRYLCLTTKHHDGFCLFDTKLTDFNTMNTPYGRDLVGMLAEACHRRDFPLCLYYSCADWHQPNYPNEGRHHELPPQPGDEPDLMKYLDFLRGQVRELCTNYGKIHGFWWDMNVPQHVDPSINQLIRDLQPGIVINNRGYDEGDFGTPERDYDPSGEEVLTFDRPTEACQSVGLESWGWRVDEDYYTDRHLIRSIDRYLARGANYLLNVGPTGEGEIAPVQQDILRRVGHWYNTVQESLLDVEPASALTENRQVLLTRRGNTVYVHLHRDPVTDAVKLKPIQTPPVRATLLNDGRPVECAVDVLPSEHVTQTPCLHLKRLPVNELCNEVLVVKLEFADGEFASGEARETAGGVDVNVM from the coding sequence ATGCACCACTTCGGCGACGGACGTGACTGGTTCTTCGAGAAGCGCTTCGGGATGTTCGTGCACTGGGGCATCTATGCCGTGGCCGGGTGGCATGAGCAGATGCAGTGGCGTGGGCGCGTGCCGCGGGCCGAGTATGTGAAGCTCGCGGAACGCTGGAACCCGGTGAAGTTCGACCCCGACGCCTGGCTCGATCTGGCCGAGGAAGTCGGGATGCGTTACCTCTGCCTGACGACCAAGCACCACGACGGCTTCTGCCTGTTCGACACGAAGCTGACGGACTTCAACACGATGAACACGCCGTACGGCAGGGACCTCGTGGGGATGCTGGCCGAGGCGTGCCACCGGCGCGACTTCCCGCTCTGCCTGTACTACTCGTGCGCGGACTGGCACCAGCCGAACTACCCCAACGAGGGGCGGCACCACGAGCTTCCGCCGCAGCCGGGCGATGAGCCGGACCTGATGAAGTACCTCGACTTCCTGCGCGGCCAAGTGCGCGAGCTGTGCACGAACTACGGCAAGATCCACGGCTTCTGGTGGGACATGAATGTGCCCCAGCACGTGGACCCGAGCATCAACCAACTGATCCGCGACCTGCAGCCGGGGATCGTCATCAACAACCGCGGCTATGACGAGGGCGACTTCGGCACTCCGGAGCGCGACTACGACCCTTCGGGCGAGGAAGTCCTGACCTTCGACCGGCCCACCGAGGCCTGCCAATCCGTCGGCCTGGAGAGCTGGGGCTGGCGCGTGGACGAGGACTACTACACCGATCGGCACCTGATCCGCAGCATTGACCGCTACCTGGCGCGCGGGGCCAACTACTTGCTCAACGTCGGCCCCACCGGCGAGGGTGAGATCGCGCCCGTGCAGCAGGACATCCTGCGGCGCGTGGGGCATTGGTACAACACGGTCCAGGAGTCACTGCTCGACGTCGAGCCCGCCTCGGCGCTGACCGAGAACCGGCAGGTGCTGCTGACGCGGCGCGGCAACACGGTCTATGTGCACCTGCACCGCGACCCGGTGACTGACGCAGTGAAGCTCAAGCCAATCCAGACGCCGCCGGTGCGGGCGACGCTGCTGAACGACGGGCGGCCGGTCGAGTGCGCGGTGGACGTGCTGCCCAGCGAGCATGTGACGCAGACCCCATGCCTGCACCTCAAGCGGCTGCCGGTGAACGAGCTGTGCAATGAGGTGCTGGTGGTGAAGCTGGAGTTCGCGGACGGGGAGTTCGCGAGCGGGGAGGCGCGCGAGACGGCGGGTGGGGTGGATGTGAATGTGATGTAG